TATCACTCAATTAATCTATATATCTTTTCCACTTCTGTTTCATTGCCATAATTCCGTTGACTAACATTATTCACAATTTCAGTTCTGAATTCGACATCATCAACCAGGTTTTTTATCCCCTCTACAATCCCCTCTACACCCATTGGACAAATATATCCATCTACACCATTCTCTAATTGGCTTTTTGCAGTTGGAAAATTAGTTATAAGTACTGGTTTATTAAGGATTTGTGCCTCACGTACTGTCACAGCTTTCCCTTCATATCTGGATGGTTGTACATATATATCACACGCTTTTATGTACGGATACGGATTGGTCTTCTTGCCTAGTAGAAAGAATCTACCTTGAAGCTCTAGTTTATCTATCAATTTTTCAAGTTCAGTCTCTTGAGGTCCATATCCAACAATGTACCACTCAATATCGTATCCTTGATCCAATAATTTCCGACAGGCATATATAGCGTCATCGATTCCCTTAGCATGTGAAAGTCTACCTACAGTAACTAGTTTTATCCGTTCAAGGTCAACTGGTATTTCATGATTAACATCTTGATTAGATTGCTCACGTATAAACTCAGGAGATATTATATTTTCAATAACCTGTACTTTTTTATTTATATAAGGAATGCTACTAAGAAATGTATCTCTACAACTTTCAGAAACAGCCACGATATCATCTATTTCTTTCCACATTTTATATTCCATGCCTTTATTAAGTTGTATGTTTGAATAATCTGTATGAATCCACCCAATTTTTCTTTTCGCCCGAACTTTATTACCTACGAAATAATGTGGCCACAAAAAACTAATCGCAACATCGTACTCTTCTTCCAACCTCGGAAGAAATGGAAGAGACATTCTCCATCCATATTGAATGACAAAGTATCCTGGTTCTTCACTCTTCAGATACCCTCCATGCACAGTACCCATAACTTTACCTATCAACCTTGTTATCCCAATAGAGATATGCCCATCTTGTACTATTTGTTTAATTGATTTCCTAAAAGTAGTGTATTTTTTTAATTCTTGTAACAAATTCGGTTCTTTAGGTAATAAAGAAAAAAACTCTCCCTCATGTTTAAATAACATTAAATCTACATCATATTTACTGTAATCAATTGTATTTAGCAAACCAATTAAGCTTCTTTCTACTCCACCAATTGCCAAATCAAAAGATGTAATCAATATTTTTTTCTTTTTCATCATCGAATACCTCACAAAATCTATTGTGGACTTCTATTAATTCATATGATATTTTGCTATCTCCGCCCAACAAATCACCATATGAATCAAGTATATAAATTAGCAATGAACCAGATTACC
This genomic interval from Bacillus cereus contains the following:
- a CDS encoding glycosyltransferase — protein: MKKKKILITSFDLAIGGVERSLIGLLNTIDYSKYDVDLMLFKHEGEFFSLLPKEPNLLQELKKYTTFRKSIKQIVQDGHISIGITRLIGKVMGTVHGGYLKSEEPGYFVIQYGWRMSLPFLPRLEEEYDVAISFLWPHYFVGNKVRAKRKIGWIHTDYSNIQLNKGMEYKMWKEIDDIVAVSESCRDTFLSSIPYINKKVQVIENIISPEFIREQSNQDVNHEIPVDLERIKLVTVGRLSHAKGIDDAIYACRKLLDQGYDIEWYIVGYGPQETELEKLIDKLELQGRFFLLGKKTNPYPYIKACDIYVQPSRYEGKAVTVREAQILNKPVLITNFPTAKSQLENGVDGYICPMGVEGIVEGIKNLVDDVEFRTEIVNNVSQRNYGNETEVEKIYRLIE